Proteins encoded by one window of Vicinamibacterales bacterium:
- a CDS encoding tetratricopeptide repeat protein, with translation MRKWISVAGMVSLVVVDVLATCGGGGGGGTGGMGGGGAMADVVYQVPWKLLNGSEPLEGGGLVVYWFPASENELKNSSLRNSRMLSLYASQCVTMAVADIGQPLGRKFAVDDKAPVAVLAQTDGTIIGKAPGDPDGRLRVGKVEKLLDGEMKQREAGVKGTLNTAKDAAKRGDKDAAIAQYKSVLDQKCLFPKLAKDAANELKKLGAAGVEPMPDAPDFDASVGARIEQALKSGLMAENMADYAKAEKFYAAARRLDPADPAPLRYLGELYRHQTGDWAKARTTFEQILAMPSDPLSRAVALHGLGKMTIHDGEFQKGLHLMEQSAAVFPLPLTYRNLAVYWHSEGDRRKADAYTKKALALDPDEPFNVVFAAAFAAGAGGDEARRALAVAQAHEDLLCASYNLAAIHAQLGDRNKALALLRRHFYAYEKFDSVRSKEMMEARVDAVFASIVKDPEFLSLTAGADGKLPMREGDGRRPLPEEMTRH, from the coding sequence ATGCGGAAGTGGATATCGGTTGCGGGAATGGTGTCGCTGGTCGTCGTCGACGTGCTGGCGACCTGCGGCGGAGGCGGCGGGGGCGGCACCGGCGGGATGGGCGGCGGCGGCGCGATGGCCGACGTCGTCTATCAGGTGCCATGGAAGCTGCTCAACGGCAGTGAGCCGCTCGAGGGCGGCGGCCTCGTCGTCTACTGGTTCCCGGCGTCGGAAAACGAGCTGAAGAACTCGAGCCTGCGCAACTCGCGCATGCTGTCGCTCTATGCCTCGCAGTGTGTGACGATGGCGGTGGCCGACATCGGGCAGCCGCTCGGACGAAAGTTCGCGGTCGACGACAAGGCGCCGGTCGCCGTGCTCGCCCAGACCGACGGCACGATCATCGGCAAGGCGCCGGGCGATCCCGACGGCCGGCTGCGCGTCGGCAAGGTCGAAAAACTGCTCGACGGCGAGATGAAACAGCGCGAAGCCGGAGTCAAGGGCACGCTCAATACTGCCAAGGACGCCGCCAAGCGCGGCGACAAAGACGCCGCGATCGCCCAGTACAAATCGGTACTCGATCAGAAGTGCCTCTTCCCCAAGCTGGCGAAGGACGCGGCCAACGAGCTGAAGAAGCTCGGCGCCGCCGGCGTCGAGCCGATGCCCGACGCGCCCGACTTCGACGCCTCGGTCGGCGCGCGAATCGAACAGGCGCTCAAGAGCGGCCTGATGGCGGAGAACATGGCCGACTACGCCAAGGCCGAAAAGTTCTACGCTGCGGCGCGGCGGCTCGATCCCGCCGATCCGGCGCCGCTGCGCTACCTGGGGGAACTCTATCGCCATCAGACCGGCGACTGGGCCAAGGCGCGCACGACGTTCGAGCAGATCCTGGCGATGCCGTCCGATCCACTGTCGCGCGCGGTTGCGCTGCACGGGCTCGGCAAGATGACGATCCACGACGGCGAGTTCCAGAAGGGGCTGCACCTGATGGAGCAGTCGGCCGCCGTGTTTCCGCTGCCGCTGACCTATCGCAACCTGGCCGTCTACTGGCACTCGGAGGGCGATCGACGGAAGGCGGATGCGTACACGAAGAAGGCGCTGGCGCTCGATCCCGACGAGCCGTTCAACGTCGTGTTCGCGGCGGCGTTCGCGGCCGGCGCCGGCGGCGACGAGGCGCGTCGCGCGCTGGCGGTCGCGCAGGCGCACGAGGACTTGCTCTGCGCGTCCTACAACCTGGCGGCGATCCATGCGCAGCTCGGCGATCGCAACAAGGCGCTCGCGCTGCTCAGGCGGCATTTCTACGCCTACGAAAAGTTCGACTCGGTCCGCAGCAAGGAGATGATGGAGGCGCGCGTCGACGCCGTGTTCGCGTCCATCGTCAAGGACCCTGAGTTCCTGTCGCTCACCGCCGGCGCCGACGGCAAGCTTCCCATGCGCGAAGGCGACGGCCGGCGGCCGCTGCCTGAAGAGATGACGAGGCACTGA
- a CDS encoding amidohydrolase family protein yields the protein MLTRRELMSGAAAVAAAALMRDDAWAQAPSGQGSVSFLMPAGATDCHAHVFCDSKAFPMAPGRTYTPDAAPVSEYIALARRLGIERTVFIQPSVYGADNTCILAAIREIGSHARGIAVVGDTTSDAELDDMIHTGIRGLRINLETTGQADPSQARERFLAAVKRIGARKLHVQMFTRPSVIAAIKEAIEASPLTVVFDHFGGAQAAGGVEQPGFDALAALVQSGKAYVKLSAPYRGSTQTPAYADMAPLAKALIAANPQRILWGSDWPHPNTSPEAVNADSGTSPRLPIDDVAVLNQFQVWLPTIPQRRVVLVDNPARLYGW from the coding sequence ATGCTGACGAGACGAGAATTGATGTCTGGCGCGGCGGCCGTGGCGGCTGCCGCGTTGATGCGCGACGACGCGTGGGCGCAGGCGCCATCCGGCCAGGGCAGCGTCTCCTTTCTCATGCCGGCTGGCGCGACCGACTGCCACGCGCACGTCTTCTGCGACAGCAAGGCCTTCCCGATGGCGCCAGGGCGTACCTACACGCCCGATGCGGCGCCGGTCTCCGAATACATCGCACTCGCGCGCAGGCTCGGGATCGAGCGCACCGTCTTCATCCAGCCGAGCGTGTACGGCGCCGACAACACCTGCATTCTTGCGGCGATCCGCGAGATTGGCTCACATGCGCGCGGCATCGCGGTCGTCGGGGACACGACCTCCGACGCCGAGCTCGACGACATGATCCACACCGGTATCCGGGGCCTGCGGATCAATCTCGAGACGACAGGCCAGGCCGATCCGTCGCAGGCGCGCGAACGGTTCCTCGCCGCCGTCAAGCGCATCGGCGCACGCAAGCTGCACGTCCAGATGTTCACGCGGCCATCGGTCATCGCGGCGATCAAGGAGGCGATCGAGGCGTCGCCGCTGACGGTCGTGTTCGATCATTTCGGCGGCGCGCAGGCTGCCGGCGGCGTGGAGCAGCCTGGCTTCGACGCGCTGGCGGCGCTCGTCCAGTCGGGCAAGGCGTATGTGAAGCTCTCGGCGCCCTACCGCGGTTCGACCCAGACACCCGCCTACGCTGACATGGCGCCTCTGGCCAAGGCGCTCATCGCCGCCAACCCGCAGCGGATCCTGTGGGGCAGCGACTGGCCGCACCCGAACACGTCGCCCGAAGCGGTCAACGCCGACAGCGGCACCTCTCCGCGCCTGCCGATCGACGATGTGGCGGTGCTGAATCAATTCCAGGTCTGGCTCCCGACGATTCCACAACGGCGCGTCGTCCTCGTCGACAACCCGGCGCGGCTGTACGGCTGGTAG